A genomic stretch from Chryseobacterium sp. SNU WT5 includes:
- a CDS encoding ribonuclease HII: MKLLNSWSNRFVEAGCDEVGRGCLCGPVVAASVILDKNFNQNLVNDSKKLTFKTRLQLDSYIKENVKEFAIAELSPSFIDQHNILNASIQAMHDALRQLTIRPELILVDGNRFKPYDFTPHQCIVKGDEKFLSIACASILAKNYRDRLMIKLHDNFPEYGWNTNMGYGTKQHREALNKYGPTVHHRQSFRLDYSEDKNDTKNCSK; this comes from the coding sequence ATGAAACTATTGAATAGTTGGTCTAATAGATTTGTAGAAGCGGGTTGCGACGAAGTTGGTCGCGGATGTCTGTGTGGTCCCGTTGTAGCAGCATCGGTTATACTCGATAAAAACTTTAACCAAAATTTGGTTAACGATTCAAAAAAATTAACATTTAAAACCCGTTTGCAGTTAGACTCCTATATTAAGGAAAACGTTAAGGAATTTGCGATTGCTGAACTTTCTCCAAGTTTTATTGATCAGCATAATATCTTAAATGCCAGTATTCAGGCAATGCATGATGCATTACGTCAGCTTACTATTCGACCGGAATTAATTCTTGTCGATGGAAACCGATTTAAACCTTACGATTTTACTCCGCATCAGTGTATTGTAAAAGGTGACGAAAAATTCCTTTCGATTGCGTGTGCTTCTATTTTAGCAAAAAATTATAGAGATCGCTTAATGATTAAATTGCATGATAATTTTCCTGAATATGGGTGGAATACTAATATGGGATATGGTACAAAGCAACACAGAGAAGCTTTGAATAAATATGGACCCACCGTTCATCACCGACAGTCATTTCGGTTGGATTATTCGGAAGATAAGAACGATACTAAAAATTGTAGCAAATAA
- the yidC gene encoding membrane protein insertase YidC, translated as MQQNNGLDKNQLIIFVLFTMMLVGFMFYFQSKQKVEQQANGNADKTQVAQKPAENTTKPAMVTNLNDSVQVNSIQKVELKNKELTVAISSLGGQLSTVELNEYKAYNKASDINDKKLLLFDKNNSTYGFQFKDKTGKVFNTKDLVFAPTQSGNSVTMQANVNGATIQFIYTLLDKYTIDFNVKTHGLSQVVSDSKADFVWDFSARQMEKGRSQEQTHTEFNYTFDNYQSFDYDGRTTMEEPKETLNWLAIKQQFFSMVIEPQNGFKNSHGSQDMIDEGEFVKKFNFNGQVDLVGNELNQNFKWYFMPLDLPLLKSYDKNFDELLPLGWSFIGTLNRWFFIPMYNLISGWGIAAGWVIFLMTIIVKIILSPVMFKQHKLSAMMRVIRPEIDEVNAKYKGADAMKKQQETMAVYRKAGVNQMAGCLPGLLQVPIFYALFRFFPNMIDLRGKSFWFAKDLTAYDDVIKLPFHVPLLGDHLSIFAIACTVVILIYTIMTAGNIQQPTQEGMPNMKVIMYIFPITFLFFLNTSASGLSWYYFVSNAINILIILVIKYWILDEKKIHAQIQANKQKEPKKEGKFQKRMREMMDKAQEQQKAQQQTGKKK; from the coding sequence ATGCAGCAAAACAACGGTTTAGATAAAAACCAATTAATCATTTTCGTACTATTTACGATGATGCTAGTTGGCTTTATGTTTTATTTCCAAAGCAAACAAAAAGTTGAACAACAAGCGAATGGTAATGCAGATAAAACACAAGTAGCGCAAAAGCCAGCAGAAAACACTACAAAACCTGCGATGGTAACCAATCTAAATGACAGCGTTCAGGTAAATTCTATTCAGAAAGTAGAATTAAAGAACAAAGAATTGACGGTTGCAATTTCTTCTTTGGGCGGCCAACTTTCTACTGTTGAACTGAACGAATACAAAGCTTACAATAAAGCAAGCGATATTAACGATAAAAAATTATTACTTTTTGATAAAAACAACTCCACTTATGGATTCCAGTTCAAGGATAAAACTGGAAAAGTTTTTAACACTAAAGATTTAGTTTTCGCACCTACTCAGAGCGGGAATTCGGTAACGATGCAAGCTAATGTAAATGGCGCAACTATTCAGTTTATCTATACATTACTGGATAAATACACCATTGACTTTAATGTAAAAACACACGGATTATCTCAGGTGGTGTCTGATTCTAAAGCGGATTTCGTTTGGGATTTCAGTGCGAGACAAATGGAAAAGGGCCGTTCTCAAGAGCAAACCCATACCGAGTTTAACTATACGTTTGATAATTATCAAAGTTTTGATTACGATGGAAGAACAACCATGGAAGAACCAAAAGAAACACTAAACTGGTTAGCGATTAAACAGCAGTTTTTCTCTATGGTAATTGAACCACAAAATGGCTTCAAAAACTCTCATGGTTCACAAGATATGATTGATGAAGGAGAATTTGTGAAAAAATTCAATTTTAACGGTCAGGTTGATTTAGTTGGAAATGAATTGAACCAAAACTTCAAATGGTACTTTATGCCATTAGATTTACCCTTGTTGAAATCTTACGATAAAAATTTCGATGAATTACTTCCTTTAGGTTGGTCATTTATCGGAACTTTGAACAGATGGTTTTTCATACCTATGTACAACTTGATTTCAGGGTGGGGAATTGCTGCAGGATGGGTTATCTTTTTAATGACAATCATCGTGAAAATTATTTTATCGCCGGTAATGTTTAAACAGCATAAGCTGAGTGCGATGATGAGAGTTATTCGTCCAGAAATTGATGAAGTAAACGCCAAATACAAAGGTGCCGATGCGATGAAAAAGCAACAGGAAACTATGGCAGTTTACCGAAAGGCTGGTGTAAATCAAATGGCAGGCTGTCTCCCAGGGTTATTGCAGGTCCCAATTTTCTATGCGCTCTTCCGATTCTTCCCGAATATGATTGATCTGCGCGGAAAAAGTTTTTGGTTTGCCAAAGATTTAACTGCGTATGATGATGTGATTAAACTACCTTTTCATGTTCCATTACTTGGTGACCATTTAAGTATTTTCGCAATCGCATGTACGGTAGTTATTTTAATTTATACCATTATGACTGCAGGTAATATTCAGCAACCTACTCAAGAAGGAATGCCAAATATGAAAGTCATTATGTATATCTTCCCGATTACGTTCTTGTTTTTCTTAAATACCTCAGCATCAGGACTTTCTTGGTATTATTTCGTATCCAATGCAATTAACATCTTAATTATTTTGGTGATCAAATACTGGATTTTAGATGAAAAGAAAATTCATGCTCAAATACAAGCTAACAAGCAAAAAGAGCCAAAGAAAGAGGGGAAATTCCAGAAGAGAATGCGTGAAATGATGGACAAAGCGCAAGAGCAGCAAAAAGCGCAACAGCAGACTGGAAAGAAAAAATAA
- a CDS encoding CTP synthase has translation MSKKNTKYIFVTGGVTSSLGKGIVSASLGLLLKSRGFNVTIQKLDPYINIDPGTLNPYEHGECYVTEDGAETDLDLGHYERFLNSNTSQNNNVTTGKIYQTVIEKERKGDFLGKTVQVIPHITNEIKRRIKMLAKQNYDIIITEIGGTVGDIESLPYIESVRQLKWELGEHNSMVIHLTLLPYLASSGELKTKPSQHSVRQLMESGIQADVLVCRTEHVIPKEQRMKLAQFCNVALENVIECKDLETIYEVPLYLQKQDFDDVVLKELNLKSDKQADLKDWKTFLKKYKNPKKKVEIALVGKYVSLQDSYKSIAEAFIHAGADLETEVKVRWVYSGEIDESNIAETFAGVDGMLIAPGFGDRGIEGKVLSAKYARENNIPLLGICLGMQIMTIEFARNVLGYKKANSMEFDTSTPEPVISLMEEQKNVVEKGGTMRLGAWKCTLKAGSNLNDIYGTKNISERHRHRYEFNSEFRSEFEKNGLVPTGFNPETDLVETLELKDHPFYIGVQYHPEYKSTVASPHPLFKALIKASTKN, from the coding sequence CTTCGTAACCGGTGGTGTAACTTCTTCTTTAGGCAAAGGAATCGTCTCTGCGTCACTTGGCTTACTGCTAAAATCGAGAGGATTCAATGTCACAATCCAGAAACTTGACCCCTATATCAATATCGACCCGGGAACTCTAAATCCCTATGAACACGGCGAATGTTACGTGACTGAAGACGGTGCAGAAACCGATTTGGATCTTGGTCATTACGAAAGATTCCTAAATTCCAATACTTCCCAGAATAATAATGTAACGACTGGTAAAATCTACCAAACTGTTATTGAAAAAGAAAGAAAAGGAGATTTCTTGGGAAAAACCGTTCAGGTGATTCCTCATATTACCAATGAAATCAAGCGTCGCATCAAAATGTTGGCGAAACAAAATTACGATATCATCATCACCGAAATCGGTGGAACTGTGGGCGACATAGAATCGCTTCCTTATATAGAGAGTGTTCGCCAATTGAAATGGGAATTGGGCGAACATAATTCTATGGTGATTCACCTAACATTACTTCCTTACCTTGCCTCTAGTGGTGAATTAAAAACCAAACCTTCTCAACATTCTGTTCGTCAATTAATGGAATCCGGGATTCAAGCTGATGTTTTAGTTTGTAGAACAGAGCACGTTATTCCGAAAGAACAAAGAATGAAATTGGCGCAATTCTGTAATGTAGCTTTAGAAAACGTAATCGAATGTAAAGATCTGGAAACCATTTATGAAGTTCCTCTTTACTTGCAAAAACAGGATTTCGATGATGTTGTTTTAAAGGAATTGAATTTAAAATCTGACAAACAAGCTGATTTAAAAGACTGGAAAACCTTCCTTAAAAAATATAAAAACCCGAAGAAAAAAGTAGAAATTGCTTTGGTTGGTAAATATGTTTCATTACAGGATTCTTATAAATCTATTGCAGAAGCTTTTATTCACGCCGGTGCTGATTTGGAAACTGAAGTTAAAGTAAGATGGGTTTACAGTGGAGAAATTGATGAAAGCAATATCGCAGAGACCTTTGCAGGAGTTGATGGAATGCTCATTGCTCCTGGATTTGGTGATCGAGGAATTGAAGGGAAAGTTTTATCAGCTAAATACGCGAGAGAAAACAATATTCCACTTTTAGGAATCTGTCTGGGAATGCAAATAATGACCATTGAATTCGCCAGAAATGTCTTAGGTTATAAAAAAGCAAATTCCATGGAATTTGACACTTCGACTCCAGAACCGGTAATTTCTTTAATGGAAGAGCAGAAGAATGTAGTTGAAAAAGGTGGCACTATGAGATTGGGCGCTTGGAAATGCACTTTGAAAGCAGGCTCCAACTTGAATGATATTTACGGTACCAAAAATATTTCAGAAAGGCACCGTCATCGTTATGAATTCAATTCCGAGTTCAGATCAGAATTTGAGAAGAATGGATTAGTCCCAACCGGCTTTAATCCAGAAACTGATCTTGTTGAAACTTTGGAATTAAAAGACCATCCTTTTTATATAGGAGTACAATATCATCCTGAATATAAAAGCACAGTTGCTTCACCACATCCTTTATTTAAAGCATTAATTAAAGCATCTACTAAAAATTAA